One window of Papaver somniferum cultivar HN1 chromosome 9, ASM357369v1, whole genome shotgun sequence genomic DNA carries:
- the LOC113310544 gene encoding U-box domain-containing protein 13-like, whose protein sequence is METGVLVQKLIDTINAISKISDYRFVVKKQYTSLARKLKLLLPLFEEIKDFVDQINVDTHGENQQQNNDHDEDYDDLMKSLMGFKLALDSAVNLLTFGSQGSRIYLVLEREQTMRKYQEISARLEQSLSGIILGKLDMSDEVMEQVDLVISQFRRAKGLVDPHDVDLFVDLISVYRESSGANTDAAVLRRLAEKLHLMDINDLKRESEALHEMVASKGDDPGGRIEKISMLLKKIKDFVLSESPDIINGEKVTPSSEKCQASNLKNSKSLAVPDDFRCPISLEMMRDPVTVSTGQTYERGCIEKWVEAGHVTCPKTQQSLTNLTLTPNYVLRSLISKWCESNGLESPKRTGNCGAYATTSFCTPAERAKVGILLRKLQSGNLEDQRSAAGELRLLAKKNADNRICITEAGAIPLLIGLLTTVDRRTQEHAVTALLNLSICEDNKSCIITSGALPGIVHVLKKGSMEGRENAAATLFSLSVLDANKATIGSSGAITPLVALLEEGSQRGKKDAATALFNLCKYQGNKGKAVRAGLAPALLKLLKEPGASMADESVAILSMLASHTEGKAAIGAADGALSTLVNLIGSGSPRNRENATSVLVRLCSSEQKHLIEAQELGIMGPLLDLAENGTERGKRKAAQLLECINRFIETRKLADAEATEHVQG, encoded by the exons ATGGAGACAGGAGTGTTAGTACAGAAACTCATTGACACAATCAATGCAATCTCTAAAATATCTGATTACAGATTTGTTGTCAAGAAACAATACACAAGTTTAGCTAGAAAACTCAAGCTATTGCTACCATtatttgaagaaatcaaagattTTGTAGATCAGATCAATGTAGATACTCATGGTGAGAATCAGCAGCAGAATAATGATCAcgatgaagattatgatgatctGATGAAATCATTGATGGGTTTCAAATTAGCTCTTGATTCTGCTGTTAATTTACTCACATTTGGTTCTCAAGGTAGCAGGATTTACCTA GTGCTGGAGAGGGAGCAGACAATGCGCAAATATCAGGAAATATCGGCTCGTTTGGAGCAATCTTTGAGTGGGATTATCTTGGGAAAGCTTGACATGTCAGATGAAGTGATGGAACAG GTTGATCTAGTTATTTCCCAATTCAGAAGAGCCAAAGGGCTGGTAGATCCACATGATGTGGATCTCTTTGTGGATCTTATATCCGTTTACAGAGAGAGCAGTGGTGCAAATACAGATGCGGCAGTCTTAAGGAGATTGGCCGAAAAATTACATTTGATGGACATAAATGACCTAAAACGAGAGTCAGAAGCATTGCATGAGATGGTAGCCAGCAAAGGTGATGATCCTGGGGGAAGAATAGAAAAGATATCAATGCTACTGAAGAAAATCAAAGATTTCGTGCTGTCTGAAAGCCCTGATATTATTAACGGTGAAAAAGTCACTCCTTCAAGTGAAAAATGCCAGGCATCAAATCTTAAGAATTCTAAATCTCTTGCAGTACCAGATGATTTTCGGTGTCCGATATCACTGGAGATGATGAGAGATCCTGTCACGGTCTCAACTGGACAG ACCTATGAACGTGGGTGCATTGAGAAATGGGTTGAAGCAGGGCACGTTACTTGTCCGAAGACACAGCAAAGCCTTACTAACTTGACCCTCACTCCCAACTATGTCTTGCGTAGTCTCATATCTAAGTGGTGCGAGTCCAATGGTCTGGAATCACCCAAAAGAACAGGAAATTGTGGGGCCTATGCCACTACCTCTTTCTGCACTCCTGCGGAACGTGCTAAAGTTGGCATTTTACTTCGCAAGCTTCAATCGGGGAATCTGGAGGACCAGCGATCTGCCGCTGGTGAGCTCCGTCTTCTTGCCAAGAAGAATGCTGACAATCGTATTTGCATTACTGAAGCTGGTGCAATCCCGCTACTCATAGGACTGCTTACGACAGTTGATCGCCGTACCCAGGAGCATGCTGTTACTGCACTCCTAAACCTTTCCATATGTGAGGATAACAAAAGTTGCATCATAACTTCTGGTGCTCTACCTGGTATAGTTCATGTGCTCAAAAAAGGAAGCATGGAAGGACGAGAGAATGCAGCGGCCACACTTTTCAGCTTGTCTGTTTTGGATGCGAACAAGGCCACAATTGGCTCATCGGGTGCTATCACACCGCTTGTTGCATTACTTGAGGAGGGTAGTCAGCGTGGTAAAAAAGATGCGGCAACTGCACTCTTCAACCTATGCAAATACCAAGGGAACAAGGGAAAGGCAGTTAGGGCAGGATTAGCACCAGCACTGTTGAAGCTTCTAAAAGAGCCTGGAGCTTCAATGGCCGATGAATCAGTAGCCATACTGTCGATGCTTGCAAGCCATACGGAAGGGAAGGCAGCTATTGGAGCTGCAGATGGTGCATTATCTACCTTAGTGAATTTGATTGGAAGTGGTTCCCCTAGAAACAGAGAAAACGCAACTTCAGTTCTTGTTCGGCTGTGTTCTAGTGAGCAAAAACATTTAATCGAGGCACAAGAACTTGGGATAATGGGTCCACTTCTTGACCTGGCTGAAAACGGTACAGAAAGAGGTAAAAGAAAGGCTGCACAGTTGCTAGAATGTATTAACAGGTTCATTGAAACCCGGAAGTTAGCTGACGCAGAAGCCACCGAACACGTTCAGGGGTAA
- the LOC113313425 gene encoding H/ACA ribonucleoprotein complex subunit 4-like — MSELVISRSEKSKKNKPQKEDDEEIEEIKTQKGEEGDYLIKPQSFTPTLDTSQWPILLKNYDKLNVRTGHYTPLPSGYSPLKRPLAEYIRYGIINLDKPANPSSHEVVAWIKRILRVEKTGHSGTLDPKVTGNLIVCIDRATRLVKSQQGAGKEYVCIARLHSAVPEMTKVARALETLTGAVFQRPPLISAVKRQLRIRTIYESKLLEYDAEKHLVVFWISCEAGTYVRTLCVHLGLMLGVGSHMQELRRVRSGILGEKENMVSMHDVMDGQWVYDNYRSEDYLRRIIMPLEVLLTSYKRLVVKDSAVNAICYGAKLMIPGLLRFENDIVNGEEVVLMTTKGEAIALGIAEMTTAVMATCDHGVVAKIKRVVMDRDTYPRKWGLGPKASMKKKLIAEGKLDKHGKPNEKTPAEWNRNIVLPTGGDAMVAGQAALNDPVKEDVAVVEEKKEERDGDDGEDRKRKLDETTDSLAPVTAKKAKVEEVVEGEKKEKKKKKKKDKEENGDAGLASDQEKSEKKKKKKKDKEENDAAAVASDEEKSEKKKKKKKDKEIEKSEHVTSDEEKSEKKKKKKKSKGVEDDNQEDGERSKKKKKDKKKKNKEAED; from the coding sequence ATGTCTGAACTTGTCATCTCCCGTTCAGagaaatcaaagaaaaacaaaccccaaaaagaagatgatgaagaaattgaagaaatcAAGACCCAGAAAGGAGAAGAAGGAGATTATCTAATCAAACCCCAGAGTTTTACCCCAACTCTGGACACATCCCAATGGCCGATTCTTCTCAAGAACTATGATAAGCTCAATGTCCGTACGGGTCACTATACACCACTCCCATCAGGTTATTCACCACTGAAACGACCATTAGCTGAATACATAAGGTACGGTATTATTAATCTTGATAAGCCTGCTAATCCGTCATCGCATGAAGTTGTTGCTTGGATTAAACGTATTTTGCGTGTCGAAAAAACAGGGCATAGTGGTACTTTAGATCCTAAAGTAACTGGGAATTTGATTGTTTGTATTGATCGTGCTACTCGTTTAGTTAAGTCCCAGCAAGGTGCAGGGAAAGAGTATGTTTGTATTGCTAGATTGCATTCAGCTGTGCCAGAAATGACGAAAGTTGCTAGGGCACTTGAGACTTTGACAGGGGCCGTTTTTCAAAGGCCGCCGCTGATATCTGCTGTTAAGAGACAATTGCGTATTAGGACTATCTATGAGAGTAAATTGCTTGAATATGATGCTGAGAAACATTTGGTTGTGTTTTGGATTTCTTGTGAAGCGGGGACTTATGTCAGGACATTGTGTGTTCATTTGGGTTTGATGTTGGGTGTGGGTTCACATATGCAAGAGCTTCGTAGAGTTCGGTCAGGGATTTTGGGTGAGAAAGAGAACATGGTTAGTATGCATGATGTGATGGATGGGCAATGGGTTTATGATAATTACAGAAGTGAGGATTATCTGAGGCGTATTATTATGCCGTTGGAAGTTCTGTTGACTAGTTATAAGAGATTGGTTGTCAAGGATTCCGCTGTTAATGCTATTTGTTATGGTGCTAAATTGATGATTCCTGGTTTATTGAGGTTTGAGAATGATATTGTTAATGGCGAAGAAGTTGTTTTGATGACAACTAAAGGAGAAGCAATTGCTCTGGGTATTGCTGAAATGACAACTGCTGTTATGGCAACTTGTGATCACGGTGTGGTTGCGAAaatcaagagggttgtgatggaTAGAGATACTTACCCAAGGAAATGGGGATTGGGTCCTAAAGCTtcaatgaagaagaagttgattgCTGAGGGTAAGTTGGATAAGCATGGGAAGCCAAATGAGAAGACCCCTGCTGAGTGGAATAGGAATATTGTTCTTCCAACTGGAGGCGATGCTATGGTTGCAGGACAGGCTGCTTTGAATGATCCGGTCAAGGAAGATGTTGCTGTGGTAGAGGAAAAGAAGGAGGAGAGGGATGGAGATGATGGGGAGGACCGTAAGCGTAAGCTAGATGAAACCACTGACAGCCTTGCTCCAGTTACTGCTAAGAAGGCAAAGGTTGAGGAAGTGGTTGAAggggagaagaaagaaaagaagaaaaagaaaaagaaggataaGGAGGAGAATGGTGATGCCGGTCTTGCTTCTGATCAGGAGAaatctgagaagaagaaaaagaagaagaaagacaagGAGGAGAATGATGCTGCTGCCGTTGCTTCTGATGAGGAGAagtctgagaagaagaaaaagaagaagaaagacaaaGAGATTGAGAAGAGTGAACACGTGACATCTGATGAGGAGaagtctgagaagaagaagaagaaaaagaagagtaaGGGTGTCGAGGACGATAATCAAGAAGATGGAGaaagaagcaaaaagaaaaagaaagacaagaaaaagaagaataaggAAGCAGAGGATTAA